Within the Arachis duranensis cultivar V14167 chromosome 10, aradu.V14167.gnm2.J7QH, whole genome shotgun sequence genome, the region TCCATTTGGTTTATGTCACCATCTTTCCATTTGAGATTGGCACCAATGTCtaaacttcatttttctcaaattTGACCAACTCTTCTTTCATTGCtttgacccatgatggatcATCAAGGGCTTCCTTCACAgatgaataaaaatttgaaacttGACAAGTTAAAAAAAACTTGTCaagcattaaaattttttttaatggacGAAACTGAGATAATTTATTAGCCCGATCCATGcagtaatataaaattaaatacattccATTTGAATTGGGATTTTCTCCATCATGATTATGATTCtaaatattgtaaaaaaatgATTACAATAATAATCCTGGgataatttatttgtgaaaatataTGTCTATCTCAAACAAAAAATGGACtagaactaaaattaaaatcggGACAAGTTTTAATTGTTAAAATAGATTCCATATTAATAAGATCAGCTAATACCTATTTGACGACTCCAGGAGCAACAATTCATGGGCATTTTAGAGAAATCTTTTTTGAAGGAGATATATTAGTAATatttatatctaaaaaataagatCAGGTGATATATTTTGTTCCACCTTTCTTCTATTTGAAGATCTTGTGGTGACTCCTTGTGATAGATCTCCAATTATAAATTCTTGTGGATAGTTCTCCAGGAACTTccattctttggatttgggtgtGGTGAGAGTATATCCGGTCTGATCTGATTCAGTATTGTTGAGAGTTTCAGAATTTTCTGCTACGGTAggagacaaaacaaaattatctcCTGCATTTTGATTTGTAGAATCAGGATCAGGGACTTCTTGCAaggattttgatttttcttgatttttagTTCCATTCTGATTCTGTTCACCGTGATTTCCTGCATCATTATCTTCTATAATACTTGAAATTGAGttagatttataaaagataacaTGAATAGTCTCTTCAATGGTCCTATGTTCATTGAGGTATACTCTATACGCTTACCTAGTAGTTGAGTATCCTacaaaagtacttttataaaattttggatcaaatttttcaagattgtcttttgtttttaaaataaaatatttacatcCAAAGATATGAAAATACTTAAGATTAGGACAAATTCCTTTCCATAACTCATATGGAGTTTCCTTTAAAAACTTTCAAATGATGGTTCGATTCAGTATATAACAAGTTGTGTTCACAACTTCAACCCATAAGAATTTTAGTACATCAATCTCACAAAGCATGGCTCGTGCCATCTCTTGAAGACTTCTATTTCTCCTTTCAACAACCTCATTTCGTTGAGGTGTTCAAGGATATGAAAAATTGTGAGATATACCAAATTTATCACAAAAAGATTCAAAGTCTTGGTTTTCAAACTCTTTTCCATGGTCATTTCTAATAGAagcaatttttaaatattttttattttgaatctttttgcaTAATGCAGTAAAGGCTGAAAAGGAATCATTCTTGTGAGCTAAGAATAGGACCCAATCGAATCTAGTGTAGTCATCGACCATAACTAAGCCACAGTGTTTACCTCCTAGACTTTTAGttctagtaggaccaaaaagatcaatatgtagCAATTTCAATGGTCTTTTAGTAGAAACATCTTCCTTGggtttaaaagaatttttagtttgtttatccatttgacaagcatcacaagtgatatCTTTGTCAAATTGAATTTTAGGAAGACCTCTAACTAAGTCTTTTTTTACAAGCTTAGAAATTTGAAACATACTAGCATGTCCTAGTCTCTTATACCATAACCACTTTTTAGATTCCATGAAAGTAAAGCAAGCTACATTTTATTCTTTAAGTTCCTCCATTGTAAGACCATAAACATTGTTACATTTTTTTGCAATAAACAAGACATTACCATAATTTTCATCAACTACCAAGCAttccaacttcttgaaagtAACCCAATAACCCAAATCACATAGTTAGCCAATGCTAAGTAGGTTGTGCTTTAATCCTTCTACCCAAAATACATTATCAATAAAAGTGGAAAAATTCTTACCAATTTTACCTACAGCTATTATCTTCCCTTTGCCGTCATCATCGAAAGTCACAAAACCACCATCATACttgttgattttgatgaagAATGTGAATTTTCTAATCATGTGCCTTGAGCATCCACTATCCAAGTACCACATgtcattcttcttcttgaataCTAGGCAAATCTGCACAACACTTTAGGTGAGGTAAGGTATCCAAATCAATTTGAATCCCTTAGTGTTAAACTATCTTGGTTGTCCAAGAGCATTGAAATCTCTAACAACCTTGTACACTTtattcctaatttttctttcaaaaatgaAATAATGATGAGATGAATGTCCATGTTTCTTGCAAgttaaacattgattgcttttTACAGAATTTTCAAAGTGATGTGAGGTTTGAAATCTTGTCTTTGGAAGATGAGGCTTCCTTTTTCAAATCTGGTTTCTCAAAAATAGTTTCATATTTATCCAAATATTCCAATTTAGACTTTTCAAACAATAGTCTTTGACTAACTAataatttgtccaagttaccAAAATTTTTGGCAAATTTAGCTATGTCTTAATTTAAGTCTTGAATTATTTTGTGCAACCTTTCATTTTCATTAATGTTGTCTAGCATAGAAATAACTAAATGATTGCCTTTAAAAGTTTCGAGTTCATATTTAagccttttatttttttttccattaaatCAATAGCATTTTCAACttcattcaatttctctttgagGTATGCATTTTCAGCTTTTAaggaatcaattttaatttcaagttCATGACATATATCTGAACAATTTCTAATATGTCCAATTAAATCATCAATCATTTGACATATTTTAGCATTAGTTAAGAGAGGATGTTCTACCTCTTCGACTTCATCGTGATCAGTCATGAAACACATATGAGCTTCATCTTcagaatcttcttcttcttctgagtcATTTTTCAGATCCTCCCACGAAGCCATTAGCATCTTCCCCTTGTCCTTTCTCCTCTTGTCTTCTTTCTTGAGTTTGAGACAGTCATACTTGAAATGATCAGCTTCCTTGTAGTGATGACAAATTATtttgctaaggtctttcttcaGTTCATTTGAGCTTGAAcccttactttttcttttacttctcATAAACCTCCTTAGCCTCCTAGCAAAAAATACAATTTCACCATCTGATAAACTATCATTGGAATCATCTTCCAATGACTCAATAATAGATTTTAAGGCTGTTCCTTTCCTTTTTAGGTCACAGTTTATGTGTGTGGTTTTATAGGCAATGTATTTTTCTCTCAGTTCATCATAGGACATTTATTTTAGGTTACCACTCTCAGCTATACTAGTATCTTTTGCTTCCCACTCTTTGGTAAGACTTCTTAAGATTTTTCTCACTAGCTCTTGTTCAGTGTGAGTTATCCCCATAGCATCCAAGCTATTGATGATGACCAAGAATCTATCGAATATTTCATCGATGGTTTCTCTTTCTTTCATAGCAAACATCTTATATTCTTTTCTCAGCATGTCAATCTTTGTTTCATTCACTTGTTTAGTGCCTTCATGAGTGACTTAGAGTTTATCCCAAATCTCTTTTGCTGTTTTGTATCTTGATACCTTTTGGAACTCCTCAAAACTAATCGAATAAAGCATCGTGTTGATTACTTTAGCGTTCAGCTCcacctttttcttctcttcatcattCAATTCAGCTTTCTCTTTGGGTGACACAACTTCTTTTGCGCttgtttttgttgaaatttgtgGACCATTCATAATGATATTCCAAATATTGTAGTCTACTGATTAAACAAATATCTGCATTCTTTCTTTCCATTAGTTGTAGTTCTTTCTGTTGAAAAAGTGAGATCTATTGTTGGATTGACCTTCTGTAAGTGTGTAAGCCACGACATTCGAACCCAAGTTGTTGGCCGTTGTGGATCTTTGCTCTAAGCTATGAAGCTTGATTTCCTTGAGACCAAAGTTCTAACGACAATTAAAGGTTTGTAAATGGCCTAGAAAATAGAGTTGAATCTATGGCATCCTTTCGATAACCTTTTTGCTTATGCTTCTGACTAGAATAAGAGTTTAGTTGTTGCTTAGTCTGCCAAGTAAAAGTTTaggagacaattttattttatctcttcACGATGAGTTCAGGAACAGAGCAACTTCATTGTTTGATGATAGATGTGACTTCAGAAATATAGATAATGCAGGAGacatttttgttttatcttttatcacAGAAAACCAAAAGGGAGTAGAGAAGAGAAAATCACATAgccatgtatcctggttcagctaccATGTGCAATGTGACCTACATCCAATCTCTCTCATAACAATGGTAGAATATTTCACTATCTTTCAAAGattacaaacactaatttttttagGATTCAACCCAATCCTATCTAGGACAAACCGAATTTTACCCAAACTAGATTTGGCTACGTTCACTCCCTAGACTTGCAATTACTAAGTGCTTTCAACTTAGCAAGGGAATCTCCTCAAGATCATAtgtacaaaacaaaaaaaacatacaaaagagTTTTGATATTATTTTCTAGCTTTTATCTAATAACTCTGTTTGTCTTTTCTCTCAATGGTTTTTACTAATTTGTCACTTAATGCCTTTTTCCattaaaaagaaacaaaaaaagatgatcattgaagaacaaaaaatttaatgtaaaCTCAttcaaggagaagaagagatagCTTTGTAAGCTATAAGAACCCAAACTGTGTGCTCACTCCTCGAATCAATCTCTGGCCGTTTATCCCTTTAATAGAGGAGTAAAGCTTCCAAAGTTTGAAACTTGGTTTGAACAGTTGACTTCTTCTTTCCCAAAATCAACAGCAGCGGCAGTGTAGAAGAGATATGGGACTGTGGGAGTGATTTCAGTAAACATGCATCCATACCAACCATCTTCTTTTTCATCCTTCTttaaatttcttcaaaaatctGAGCCATTCATTTGTGTTTTGGCTCCAAGTTTCTTTCTTGACTCTTGATCTATAGCAGAGTTCTATAACCTTCATTTTACCAATTCGGTGCATGCAGAGGAAAGATTTCTTCAACAATCTTCAATAAagcacaaaaagaaaaagatttctcAGATGTAGCCTTCGGATTTAATCTTTGCTTATAGCcctagctcatttgactttctttttcttacttGATTTTGGTAACCCACTTTTTCATCTTTGATTTGAACCCTaaacaaaatttctttttcttgttttactttttGGAGGTGATTCACGTGGgtagagaaaagagaagagagagaactGAGAGGTGAATTGCTTTTCTTCAATTTAGTTAGTGACTAGCAACCATACTTTGGGCTATTTGTGAGTGAGTGATTTGAATGGACTTGGGCATGATACTTAGTTTTGGTCCATATTGATTTCTACTCATCAACCACACAAAATTGTCACTTCTTTGCGTTGTGTTACCTTGTTTATTAGGCCAGATTTACTTTCTATAATTTTCTGCATCATAAACAATCTAATCACATATCTAGTTGagtttttaattcaataataatatttagttaTCATCAATTAATTCGTTCTTAGTTCTTTAAACTccacaattattaattaattctttcttttgatattattttataagaGTATCTTATATAGTACACAATATATATCTCTATTTAAGGGAAAAAAAACTATCTTAAGTGAGAGTTTATGATATGATCAACGTTGACGTCGGTCAAATAAGATTAAGTTTCAAATCAACTAACCATAAATATAGAATTTACTTTAGGAAAAATATCATTTTGTACTCGAAACTCTCCAATTTCATCAAATTCTTTTCTGCTTTGTAccgaacaaaaaaaatactccaAGAGAAAAGCGATAACTCACACTTGATAAGTAAGGGTCATaccatttatatttaaattagttgatttaaatatattttgataattcATGCATGAGTGTTGTTTTTGGTTATATCCATTACGCAGATGAAAAATTTTGCACCCTTTTTTGTTGTGGCATTTTCAAACCgagcatttttttttatatcataaCGGCTATTTTCATcgtctaaaataaaaataaattttattacaaaGAATTTATTCGATAccaatatctttttatcttcagttttgttaattttctttgaattcttaCCCTTCTTTGCAAAAAGATAAGAAGTACcgttttctaaaaatatttttttacggATATAATAGGACTTCTAACtagaaaagaaaatttcaaaatctataATAACTTTAGTAATACGATATTTTTATTGTGCTAGAACTTGATGAGTAGTATCGAATTGAAatagttataaaaatatttttaaatttgatataagaagttatttttaaatttgtcttaATGTGTTATAGGGTGGATCTAAGTTAAGATTCATATTCTatgaaaattttgcaaaacaaTTCATGGAGTATATATGTaatcacataaataaaaaatatgttaaataagttaaatatgcttataattttttttccaaaagcATATTTCAAAcataataccaaaaaaaaacatTTCTCATATACAGTATATACACTAGTATTATTCTACCATAAATTACATTTTTATCCCAAACATGCTAACGTGATTAGTGCCAGTTCGCatacattttttttctcaattattttttaaaaaaagtattatataattaatcatacataaattaacatttaataattatttatattaaaatttgtcaataattttatatttttttaataattattattataattctttCCTATATTTTAGTGAATCAATTATCAATAATCAATAACTcaataattctaatttttcaATGGATTACGTTATAACACCAAGTATACTAACGTGGGCCATTCTAGTGCTCGATTAGATACCTTTCTCTTttcaactattttttaaaaaaatataacatgatCAATCATGTATAAATTAacatttattgattaattatgttaagatttgttaataattttaatattttattttatattttttcagtaattgttatgattcttttttatatttttacggattactaattttaatattttattttatatatttttaaaaatgattctAATGTTATATATAGCGTGTTTTAATACTAATTTACAAATCGATGCTATTTTTAGAAAagatgataaattaaataattaaatttgtttataattaataatagaaagaaagaaacttaTTTTACTGTCAAGGCTTCAATAGACTACTAATTTATACATTATTTGGATTAAAGGAATataaaagcaaagaaaatatgaaaaaaaatggatgaaaatatgagttttttgttgtttagaccagaaaggaaaattgaatggaagaaaaaaaaaagtaaaatatcgtTTTTATCTCTAACGTTTGGAGTAAGTTCTatttttgtccctaacatttAAATCGTCATATTTGTATTcctaacgtttgtaaaagtgattttaaTGTTTTTTGTCGTCAACTACACTAAAAGATcatattgtaatttttaattatgtctCACTTTGATATATTCAGTTTTAATATTGTACCCATTATTTATCTTCAGATTCAATTATATCCCtaaaaaagtgaattaaatgTCGCAGGCATTaatttcaacttttgatgaTGAATCATTGATTCTGTGTCAGACACTGTATTCTAATCTCAATAAGAGATTCCCATAAACACAAACAAGACATACCCCAAACGTTGAGttcaaaaatgatactttactttaaaaaatagTGTGTGACCTACCAAAATTTATTCTTCtgatgaaaataaagaaaaaatgtataaatgaaagtaaaattactAATTCACCCtttgattaacaaaaaaatataaaaatctaaaagtattaatataatttttttctattataatttttgCTCTTCTCACTTTTCATTTCATCTAAACCGAAAAAAATTTCCTCTATTTTTTTATCTGCTTTTTTTTATCCAAACAACACataaaatgatttatttttctttctattttttttccttgtatttatttttcttctcgttttctttcctttcatttttcATCGTATGGGGAAACAAAGTCAAAAGTGTTACAGAGAGTGCAATTTCCATGAGCGCTTGTACCGTTACAGTGGCCCCCACACTCATTGGGCATTTCTCAGTCTCTGCCTCAACGGCTACTTTCTCTTGGTTAgtgttatatatatagtatacaCAACACAACAAAGCCCGAAAGAACAACATAAACCacctctttcttctttgttATTCTCAAAATAATACAATGGCTGGTTGTTCAATAGTTTCCTCTGCTTCTATCTTCACCTTGTTTCTTCTCTTTGGATTCTCCTCAGCTAAGGAGCACTTGGTTGGTGGCAAGATTGATGCTTGGAAGATTCCATCCTCTGAAGCCAACTCTCTCAACAAATGGGCTGAAAGATCTCGTTTCCAAGTTGGCGATCATCTTGGTAACAAATAATAACAtcaccttttctttctttctttttcttgtttcataATAATCTCAATCTTCAATCGCTGACATACTTTGTCATTTCAGTGTGGAAATACGATGGCAGAAAAGACTCGGTTTTGGAAGTGGACAAAGAAGACTATGGTAACTGCAGCACCTCAAACCCAATGAAGGAGTACAATGATGGCATCACTAAGGTGGAGCTTGACCGTCCAGGCGCATTCTACTTCATCAGTGGGGCAAAGGGTCACTGCAAGAAAGGCCAGAAGCTCGTTGTCGTCGTTATGTCTCCGAGGGGAGGAAGATGGTCTGCTGGTTTCTCTCCAGCGCCTTCTCCGGCACCATCAGGAGAGTTTGAAGGTCCAGCTGTTGCTCCGAGTAGTGATGCCACGGTTTTGAAGAGTGGCCTTGTGATGGCTCTGGGAGTGGTGGCTATGAGTATGGGCTGTTTTCTGATGTGAATGTGAATGAATTACCCTCCAATTTTGCATTTTATACAAGTCAATAGGTTTCTGTGAGAGTGTGCGTCACAGTGAGATTACTGTGATTTCTTATTCTTTCTAGTTTTGTTATAATTTATCATATGATTCTTTTTATAAGAAATTTACCTGATGCGCATATTCTTTCAAATTTAAgtatttgattcaaatttataGAAATTAGGGATTTTTTGTTTCAAGAAATTCATAATGACTAATCgagtaataaattttaactatttcaTTTTTGATAGACAAAATTAATACTCAATGtcaaaatttggtaaaaaaattagacaaatATCTTTATTTGATAAAGAACAACAGTCTCTAAAGTTTTAAAAGTTTCAAACCATCCTttcacttttaaaataattttgatgtaGGGATTTTGgtgattaaaatttgttaagaaCTGGGTTTCTACTAAAAATTTCttagcgtttggtggagagactgagacggaaagactgagactgagagacagagactaagagacattaaaataaatctcagtattctgtttggtacaAAATggaagacaaaaattaaaacaagaatgaaactctaatttaatttgcacaaagggtaaaattgaaattaagtaATTGAAATaagagtattttaggtataagatgttattaaagtttcagtctccatctctaaaaattttagtcccctgtatccctactttttggaagtactgaaatactgaaattttggagaCAGAGACAtgaattttagtaccagtctctaaaccaacaaacatgatactgagtctcagtctctcagtctctgtctcagtacctcaaaacaaacggtACCTTATAGACTAACTTGGGATATTTTTCCGGACTAATCTTGCATGTATCATAAAAACCAGAACAAGCTTTTTATATTAACttctaaaaatgattttttttttctcacttGTTTTAAAAACAGCAGGAACCAGCAATGGCTGCAAACAAATTGTGATACTGAAAAGGAGCTAAAATTCTGAAATTGTTTTGTGGAAACCCAGTTATGCAAAAATGTGTACTAAAATAAAGATGCATCAGCAAAAATAAATCAAGCAGAAAAACTATCATCCAAAATTGAAGCATATACAAACAGTGAAAACTGAAAAGTATAGAATCCAACCTAGAACACGATATAACAAGCATACACAGACATAGTGCTCCTCTCTtgcaaacaacaaaaataacttcACACAGGCCACCAACATGCCACCATGTAATGAACAGTGAGTCTGTGTCGCCAAGATAGCTATACAAATAATACCAGTTTGCATCGAATCCTAAATTTGATGGAAAAGACatatttcacaaaaaaaataaaaaggttaattaAAAATTGTAAGTGCGTGGAATCCTCATaagattaattaaaaacaattaaGCTTAATGctttaatttagcacaaaacaccaaaaaattaAGTATTAAGGGAGCGATTCCATAATGGACACTTTGTTTTGCTTTTTAGCCCTTtaagttttaatatattaacaaTTGCTCAGCTGATTTTTGTCCACTTATATTTCTGGGTTAATGGTTTAGTCCTCATCATGGTTTAGTACTACTAAAACCGAAATGCAACTCCGGCTTCCTAGccagtgtatatatatatctagTGGATACAAAGGCAAAATTCACAAAGATCTTCAACATGTATTGTGTTCAGCAttcattataaattataatgctTGCTGACAGTAAAACTTCTAAACACTCTAAATTATCTATTAGAttcacatggtagctacaaccaAAAAAGACTTTTGGACATGAAAACAATACCAGAATTCAGGAAAAATCAGGCTACAGTTTGTTCATTGTCGTTGTCGTCATCATCATGGCTGTCGTCATCTGACATGTCAAATCGTAATGGTCCCTTAATACTGTCAGGATTATTACCAAAAAGCTCAAGGGCTGCTTTCTCCAAGAATTCCTTGGTGG harbors:
- the LOC107470553 gene encoding early nodulin-like protein 1, with product MAGCSIVSSASIFTLFLLFGFSSAKEHLVGGKIDAWKIPSSEANSLNKWAERSRFQVGDHLVWKYDGRKDSVLEVDKEDYGNCSTSNPMKEYNDGITKVELDRPGAFYFISGAKGHCKKGQKLVVVVMSPRGGRWSAGFSPAPSPAPSGEFEGPAVAPSSDATVLKSGLVMALGVVAMSMGCFLM